A part of Thioalkalivibrio sp. ALJ12 genomic DNA contains:
- the rplX gene encoding 50S ribosomal protein L24 produces MNKIRKGDDVVVIAGKDKGRRGTIIKVLDGKVLVQNINMVKKHQKPNPQRGIGGGIIEKEMPIDVSNVMLFNPATDKGDRVSFKTLEDGRKVRVFRSNGEVVDA; encoded by the coding sequence ATGAATAAGATTCGCAAAGGCGACGACGTCGTCGTGATCGCAGGAAAGGACAAGGGCCGTCGAGGCACCATCATCAAGGTGCTGGATGGCAAGGTCCTGGTCCAGAACATCAACATGGTGAAGAAGCATCAGAAGCCCAATCCCCAGCGTGGGATCGGGGGCGGGATCATCGAGAAGGAAATGCCGATCGATGTCTCCAATGTGATGCTCTTTAACCCGGCAACCGACAAGGGTGATCGCGTGTCGTTCAAGACCCTGGAAGATGGCCGCAAGGTCCGTGTCTTCCGATCGAACGGCGAGGTCGTGGACGCATAA
- the rpmD gene encoding 50S ribosomal protein L30: MSKLKLTLVRSTAGRLKNHKACVRGLGLRKTHSTSVIEATPENLGMVHKVSYLLKVEEV; the protein is encoded by the coding sequence ATGAGCAAGCTGAAACTGACCCTGGTGCGCAGCACCGCCGGACGGCTGAAGAATCACAAGGCCTGTGTTCGCGGCCTCGGCCTGCGCAAGACCCACAGCACCTCTGTGATCGAGGCCACCCCCGAGAATCTCGGTATGGTCCACAAGGTGTCGTACCTGCTGAAGGTAGAGGAAGTCTGA
- the rpsC gene encoding 30S ribosomal protein S3: protein MGQKVHPTGIRLGISRPWSATWYADGREFGETLNNDIKLREFLQKKLAHASVSRISISRPAKAAHITIQTARPGIVIGKKGEDIEKLRQDVARETGLEKGTVKINIEEVRKPEIEAQLVAEGIAQQLERRIMFRRAMKRAVGNAMRLGAQGIKVHVSGRLNGAEIARSEWYREGRVPLHTLRADIDYGFAEARTTYGIIGVKVWIFKGEVFGLEPTEGTRAAANAS, encoded by the coding sequence ATGGGTCAGAAAGTACATCCGACCGGCATCCGCCTGGGCATCTCTCGCCCGTGGTCGGCCACCTGGTACGCCGACGGCCGCGAGTTTGGCGAGACGCTGAACAACGACATCAAGTTGCGCGAGTTTCTGCAGAAGAAACTGGCCCACGCGTCGGTGAGCCGCATCAGCATCTCCCGCCCGGCGAAGGCCGCGCATATCACGATCCAGACCGCGCGTCCGGGCATCGTGATCGGCAAGAAGGGCGAAGACATCGAGAAGCTGCGCCAGGACGTGGCCCGCGAGACGGGTCTCGAGAAAGGCACGGTCAAGATCAATATTGAAGAGGTGCGCAAGCCCGAGATCGAGGCCCAGCTGGTGGCCGAAGGGATCGCGCAGCAGCTGGAGCGCCGCATCATGTTCCGCCGCGCGATGAAGCGCGCCGTCGGCAACGCGATGCGCCTCGGCGCCCAGGGCATCAAGGTGCACGTGTCCGGTCGCCTGAACGGCGCCGAGATCGCGCGCTCCGAGTGGTACCGCGAAGGCCGCGTGCCGCTGCATACCCTGCGTGCTGATATTGACTATGGGTTTGCCGAAGCGCGGACCACCTACGGGATCATTGGCGTGAAGGTGTGGATCTTCAAGGGCGAGGTCTTTGGCCTGGAGCCGACCGAAGGGACCCGTGCCGCCGCCAACGCGAGCTAG
- the rpsQ gene encoding 30S ribosomal protein S17 — protein MTEQVSKTQRSVVGRVISDKMDKTRTVLVERRVRHPLYGKFIRRSTKLHVHDEDNVSRMGDRVRIRECRPMSKQKRFALIEVVGQDAL, from the coding sequence ATGACCGAGCAAGTCTCCAAAACCCAGCGATCCGTCGTTGGGCGCGTGATCAGCGACAAGATGGACAAGACCCGCACCGTCCTGGTCGAGCGCCGCGTGCGTCATCCGCTGTATGGCAAGTTCATTCGGCGCAGCACCAAGCTGCACGTCCATGACGAAGACAATGTCTCGCGCATGGGTGACCGTGTGCGTATCCGTGAGTGCCGGCCGATGTCCAAGCAGAAGCGCTTTGCCCTGATCGAAGTGGTCGGGCAAGACGCGCTTTAA
- the rpsK gene encoding 30S ribosomal protein S11, whose protein sequence is MAQAQTRTKKKVRKNIAEGVAHVYATFNNTIITITDRQGNTISWATSGGSGFRGSRKSTPFAAQVAAERAGSAAAEHGVKNLDVMVRGPGPGRESAVRALNNAGFKITNISDVTPIPHNGCRPPKKRRV, encoded by the coding sequence ATGGCACAAGCGCAGACCCGGACCAAGAAAAAGGTCCGCAAAAATATCGCCGAGGGCGTGGCACACGTGTACGCCACGTTCAACAACACGATCATCACCATCACCGATCGTCAGGGCAACACGATCAGCTGGGCCACCTCGGGTGGCTCAGGCTTCCGTGGCTCGCGCAAGTCGACTCCGTTCGCAGCCCAGGTGGCCGCGGAACGTGCCGGTTCGGCCGCAGCCGAGCACGGCGTGAAGAACCTCGACGTGATGGTTCGCGGTCCGGGCCCGGGTCGCGAGTCGGCGGTACGTGCGCTGAACAATGCGGGGTTCAAGATCACGAACATCAGTGATGTCACCCCGATCCCTCACAACGGCTGCCGGCCGCCCAAGAAACGCCGCGTTTAA
- the rplP gene encoding 50S ribosomal protein L16, whose product MLQPKRTKFRKQFKGRNRGMASTGAKVSFGEYGLQAVERGRITARQIEAARRAMVRHIKRGGKIWIRVFPDVPVTKKPLEVRMGKGKGGVEYWVCKVQPGRMLYEMEGVHEDVAREAMRLAAAKLPVKTVFTRRQVM is encoded by the coding sequence ATGCTGCAGCCAAAAAGAACCAAGTTCCGCAAGCAGTTCAAGGGCCGTAACCGGGGCATGGCCTCGACCGGCGCCAAGGTCAGCTTCGGCGAGTACGGCCTGCAGGCCGTCGAGCGGGGCCGGATTACGGCTCGCCAGATCGAGGCCGCGCGTCGCGCGATGGTCCGCCACATCAAGCGTGGCGGGAAGATCTGGATTCGGGTGTTCCCGGATGTGCCGGTGACCAAGAAGCCGCTTGAAGTCCGTATGGGTAAGGGTAAGGGCGGCGTCGAGTACTGGGTTTGCAAGGTGCAGCCTGGTCGCATGCTCTACGAAATGGAAGGTGTGCACGAGGACGTCGCGCGTGAGGCGATGCGTCTGGCGGCAGCCAAATTGCCGGTGAAGACGGTGTTTACCCGTCGGCAGGTGATGTGA
- the rpmC gene encoding 50S ribosomal protein L29: MKASELRKKSDDELSTELEALYKEQFGLRMQKAVGQLARPDRVGKVRREIAQIKTLMNERKAG, from the coding sequence ATGAAAGCGAGCGAACTGAGAAAGAAATCCGACGACGAGCTCAGCACTGAGCTCGAGGCGCTCTACAAGGAGCAATTCGGGCTGCGTATGCAGAAGGCCGTCGGCCAGCTGGCGCGCCCCGACCGGGTGGGCAAGGTCCGGCGCGAGATCGCGCAGATCAAGACGCTGATGAACGAACGAAAGGCAGGCTAA
- the rpsE gene encoding 30S ribosomal protein S5, giving the protein MARNDVSEATDGLQEKLIGVNRVAKVVKGGRQFRFAALTVVGDGEGRVGFGYGKAREVPQAIQKAMQQARQEMRDVSLKDGTLHYAVNGRHGAAKVYMQPASEGTGVIAGGAMRAVLEVAGVHNVLAKCVGSRNPINVVQATIDGLTKVNSPERVAAKRGKTVDEVTS; this is encoded by the coding sequence ATGGCACGTAATGATGTAAGCGAAGCCACCGACGGCCTGCAAGAAAAGCTGATCGGCGTGAACCGCGTGGCCAAAGTGGTCAAGGGCGGTCGTCAGTTCCGCTTTGCCGCGCTGACCGTGGTTGGCGATGGCGAAGGCCGCGTTGGCTTTGGCTACGGCAAAGCCCGTGAGGTCCCGCAGGCGATCCAGAAGGCGATGCAGCAGGCGCGTCAGGAGATGCGCGATGTCTCACTGAAGGACGGCACGCTGCACTATGCGGTCAACGGCCGTCATGGCGCCGCGAAGGTCTACATGCAGCCGGCCTCCGAGGGTACGGGTGTCATCGCCGGTGGTGCGATGCGCGCGGTGCTCGAAGTGGCGGGTGTGCACAACGTGCTGGCCAAGTGTGTTGGTTCGCGCAATCCGATCAACGTCGTGCAGGCGACCATCGACGGGCTCACCAAGGTGAACTCGCCCGAACGTGTCGCTGCCAAGCGCGGCAAGACTGTCGACGAAGTGACGAGCTAG
- the rpmJ gene encoding 50S ribosomal protein L36 — MKVRASVKPICRNCKVIRRNGVVRVICSDKRHKQRQG, encoded by the coding sequence ATGAAGGTACGGGCATCCGTAAAGCCGATCTGCCGCAACTGCAAGGTGATCCGGCGTAATGGCGTGGTCCGCGTGATCTGCTCGGACAAGCGCCACAAACAACGTCAGGGCTAA
- the secY gene encoding preprotein translocase subunit SecY, with the protein MARGATARSGGGLTGFTELRQRLLFVLGALVVYRIGTFIPVPGINPVAVSQFFEQQSGTILDMFNMFSGGALERLSIFALGVMPYISAAIIMQLLAATVPALQQLKKEGEQGRRKITQYTRYGTVALALFQSIGIGIALNGQTIQGMPMALNPGPIFIFTVVVSLVTGTLFLMWLGEQITERGIGNGISIIIFAGIVAGLPGAIGGTLELARTGELAAAFVVILIVLALAVTAFVVFVERGQRRVTINYAKRQVGRKVVGGQSSHLPLKLNMAGVIPPIFASSIILFPSTLGQWFGQAEGMDWLRELSTTLAPGQPLYVGFYAAAIIFFCFFYTALVFNSRDTAENLKKQGAFIPGIRPGVQTERFIDGVMTRLTAVGAVYITAVCLLPEFLILYWNVPFYFGGTSLLIIVIVVMDFMAQLQSHLVSHQYEGLMKKANLKGFGGTGIR; encoded by the coding sequence ATGGCGCGTGGAGCGACAGCACGATCCGGTGGCGGGCTCACCGGCTTTACCGAGTTGCGTCAACGCCTGCTGTTCGTGCTGGGCGCTCTGGTCGTCTACCGCATCGGGACGTTTATCCCGGTGCCGGGGATTAACCCAGTCGCCGTATCGCAGTTCTTCGAACAGCAAAGCGGCACGATCCTGGACATGTTCAACATGTTTTCCGGGGGTGCGCTTGAGCGGCTGTCGATCTTCGCCCTCGGGGTGATGCCGTATATTTCGGCGGCGATCATCATGCAGCTGCTGGCCGCGACCGTGCCGGCGCTGCAGCAGCTGAAGAAGGAAGGCGAGCAGGGCCGACGCAAGATTACGCAGTACACGCGCTACGGGACCGTGGCGCTGGCGCTGTTTCAGAGTATCGGCATCGGAATCGCGCTCAACGGGCAGACCATTCAGGGCATGCCGATGGCGCTGAACCCGGGACCGATCTTCATCTTTACGGTGGTCGTCTCGCTGGTGACGGGTACCCTGTTCCTGATGTGGCTGGGTGAGCAGATCACCGAGCGCGGGATTGGTAACGGTATCTCGATCATCATCTTCGCCGGGATCGTGGCGGGTCTGCCGGGTGCGATTGGCGGCACCCTGGAACTGGCGCGTACCGGTGAGCTGGCGGCCGCGTTTGTGGTGATCCTGATCGTGCTGGCGCTCGCGGTGACGGCCTTCGTGGTGTTCGTCGAGCGCGGACAGAGGCGCGTCACGATCAACTACGCGAAACGCCAGGTCGGGAGAAAGGTTGTCGGTGGACAGTCCTCCCACCTGCCGCTGAAGTTGAACATGGCGGGCGTGATCCCGCCGATCTTCGCGTCGAGTATCATTCTGTTCCCCTCGACCCTGGGGCAATGGTTTGGACAGGCCGAAGGCATGGACTGGCTGCGCGAGCTGTCGACGACGCTTGCGCCCGGTCAGCCGCTGTACGTGGGCTTTTACGCGGCGGCGATTATTTTCTTCTGTTTCTTCTATACCGCGCTGGTGTTCAACTCGCGCGATACGGCGGAAAACCTGAAGAAGCAGGGCGCCTTTATTCCGGGGATCCGGCCGGGCGTCCAGACGGAACGGTTTATCGACGGGGTCATGACCCGGTTGACCGCGGTGGGTGCGGTGTACATTACCGCCGTGTGTCTGCTGCCGGAGTTCCTGATCCTGTACTGGAACGTGCCCTTCTACTTTGGTGGGACCTCGCTGCTGATCATCGTGATCGTAGTGATGGACTTCATGGCCCAGTTGCAATCGCACCTGGTGTCGCACCAGTACGAAGGACTGATGAAAAAGGCGAATCTGAAGGGATTCGGCGGGACCGGGATCCGCTAG
- the rpsH gene encoding 30S ribosomal protein S8: protein MMTDPISDMLTRVRNAQRANKEQVAIPFSKAKERILKVFADEGYVGDVQVEGEVAQKKLVVKLKYFEGRPVIESVERISRPGLRIYRGKDELPRINQGLGVAVISTPQGVMSDRAARAAGQGGEVLCKIY from the coding sequence ATGATGACCGATCCGATTTCCGACATGCTCACCCGCGTGCGCAATGCGCAGCGCGCGAACAAGGAGCAGGTCGCGATCCCGTTCAGCAAAGCCAAGGAGCGAATCCTCAAGGTGTTTGCCGACGAGGGCTATGTGGGCGACGTCCAGGTCGAGGGCGAGGTCGCGCAGAAGAAGCTGGTGGTGAAGCTGAAATATTTCGAGGGGCGTCCGGTCATCGAAAGCGTTGAACGGATCTCCCGCCCGGGCTTGCGGATCTACCGCGGCAAGGACGAGCTCCCGCGTATTAACCAGGGGCTCGGTGTCGCGGTGATTTCCACGCCGCAGGGTGTCATGAGTGATCGCGCAGCCCGGGCCGCCGGCCAGGGCGGCGAGGTCCTCTGCAAGATTTACTGA
- the rplQ gene encoding 50S ribosomal protein L17, producing MRHRHSGRQLGRNSSHRKATFQALSVALFRHELIKTTLPKAKELRRVAEPLITLAKEDSVHGRRTAFARLRDKEIVGKLFTELGPRYEGRPGGYLRILKCGNRAGDNAPMAYVELVDRPEPSADQENGEAA from the coding sequence ATGCGTCATCGTCATTCCGGCCGTCAGCTGGGCCGTAACAGCTCGCACCGCAAGGCCACTTTTCAGGCCCTGTCCGTGGCCCTGTTCCGGCACGAACTGATCAAGACCACGCTGCCGAAGGCCAAAGAGCTTCGCCGTGTGGCCGAGCCGCTGATCACCCTCGCGAAGGAAGACAGCGTGCACGGTCGTCGTACGGCGTTCGCCCGCCTTCGTGACAAGGAGATCGTGGGGAAGCTGTTCACCGAGCTGGGTCCGCGCTACGAGGGTCGGCCGGGTGGCTACCTGCGCATCCTGAAGTGCGGGAACCGCGCAGGCGACAACGCGCCGATGGCGTATGTCGAGCTGGTCGATCGGCCGGAGCCGAGTGCAGATCAGGAGAACGGCGAAGCCGCCTGA
- the rplN gene encoding 50S ribosomal protein L14, with amino-acid sequence MIQMQTVLEAADNSGARRIQCIKVLGGSHRRYARVGDVIKVSVKDAIPRGKVKKGDVYNAVVVRTAAGVRRPDGSIIRFDRNAAVLLNNQHQPIGTRIFGPVTRELRGEKYMKIISLAPEVL; translated from the coding sequence ATGATTCAAATGCAGACCGTTCTCGAGGCCGCCGATAACAGCGGCGCCCGTCGCATCCAGTGCATCAAGGTGCTGGGCGGCTCGCACCGTCGCTATGCGCGCGTGGGCGATGTGATCAAGGTGAGCGTCAAGGACGCCATCCCGCGCGGCAAGGTCAAAAAAGGCGACGTCTATAATGCGGTCGTCGTGCGCACCGCCGCGGGTGTTCGGCGCCCCGACGGTTCGATCATTCGTTTCGACCGCAATGCGGCGGTGCTGCTGAACAATCAGCATCAGCCGATCGGCACTCGTATCTTCGGGCCGGTGACGCGTGAACTGCGAGGGGAGAAGTACATGAAGATCATCTCCCTCGCCCCGGAAGTGCTGTGA
- the rplE gene encoding 50S ribosomal protein L5 produces the protein MERLREEYESNVKQALQKQFSYANVMEIPRVTKVTLNMGLGDAVADKKIIEHAVSDMTAIAGQKPVVTKARKSIAGFKIRDDYPIGCKVTLRSRQMYEFLDRLINVALPRVRDFRGFSAKAFDGRGNYSMGIKEQIIFPEIDYDRVDKIRGMDITITTSAKTDEEAKALLEAFRFPFRN, from the coding sequence ATGGAACGCTTGAGAGAAGAATACGAATCCAACGTGAAGCAGGCGCTGCAGAAGCAGTTCAGCTATGCCAACGTGATGGAGATCCCGCGTGTCACCAAGGTAACCCTGAACATGGGTCTGGGTGATGCAGTTGCGGACAAGAAGATCATTGAACATGCGGTCAGCGACATGACGGCCATCGCCGGGCAGAAGCCCGTGGTGACGAAGGCCCGCAAGTCGATCGCCGGGTTCAAGATCCGTGACGACTATCCGATCGGTTGCAAGGTGACCCTTCGTAGTCGGCAGATGTACGAGTTTCTGGATCGCCTGATCAACGTGGCGTTGCCGCGTGTGCGGGATTTCCGTGGCTTCAGCGCAAAGGCGTTTGATGGCCGTGGGAACTACTCCATGGGCATCAAGGAACAGATCATCTTTCCCGAGATTGATTATGACCGTGTCGACAAGATTCGCGGCATGGACATCACGATCACAACCAGCGCGAAGACGGACGAGGAAGCCAAGGCCCTGCTAGAAGCCTTCCGTTTCCCGTTCCGGAACTAA
- the rpsM gene encoding 30S ribosomal protein S13 translates to MARVAGINIPDQKHTVVALTAIYGIGPTRARQICEAAGVRPEIKVRDLTDAEVDALRAQIDRIPVEGDLRREISMNIKRLMDLGCYRGVRHRRGLPLRGQQTQTNARTRKGPRRPIRK, encoded by the coding sequence ATGGCTCGCGTCGCTGGAATCAATATTCCTGACCAGAAGCACACCGTGGTTGCGCTGACCGCGATCTATGGCATTGGCCCGACTCGGGCCCGCCAGATCTGCGAGGCCGCCGGTGTGCGTCCGGAAATCAAGGTGCGGGATCTGACCGATGCCGAAGTCGACGCTCTGCGTGCGCAGATCGATCGCATTCCGGTGGAAGGGGATCTGCGCCGCGAGATCAGCATGAACATCAAGCGGTTGATGGATCTGGGCTGCTATCGCGGGGTGCGTCATCGTCGCGGCCTGCCGCTGCGCGGCCAGCAGACGCAGACGAACGCCCGGACCCGCAAGGGCCCGCGTCGCCCGATTCGTAAGTAA
- the rpsN gene encoding 30S ribosomal protein S14 produces the protein MAKTSMIEREKKRAHLVQKYAAKRAELKAILVDETKSSEERLAAMHALQKLPRDSAAVRQTNRCGVTGRPKGYYRRFGLGRNKLREHAMKGEIPGLRKSSW, from the coding sequence ATGGCGAAGACATCGATGATCGAGCGCGAGAAGAAGCGCGCCCATCTGGTCCAGAAATATGCCGCAAAGCGTGCGGAACTGAAGGCCATCCTGGTGGACGAAACCAAGTCCTCCGAGGAACGCCTGGCCGCGATGCATGCATTGCAGAAGCTGCCGCGTGATTCCGCGGCGGTGCGACAGACAAACCGCTGTGGCGTCACCGGTCGCCCGAAAGGTTATTACCGTCGGTTCGGCCTTGGGCGGAACAAGCTGCGGGAGCACGCCATGAAGGGCGAAATCCCGGGCCTGCGCAAGTCGAGCTGGTAA
- the rpoA gene encoding DNA-directed RNA polymerase subunit alpha, with amino-acid sequence MQSNELVKKQQIEVEAENRNQAKVALEPLERGFGHTLGNALRRVLLSSIPGAAIVEARIEGVLHEYTAIEGVQEDVVDILLNLKGVALRMHSREESTLSLKKKGPCVVTAGDITVDHDVEVVNPEHVIATITKNVEIDMTLTARAGRGYEPVSTRRQAEGDETGIGRLLLDASFSPIRRVAYRVESARLAQRTDMDRLVLELETNGAIAPDDAVRQAATILQGQLAPFVDLQEETGEVPGTTAGAIDPILLRPVDELELTVRSANCLKAENLYYIGDLVQRTEVELLRAPNLGKKSLTEIKDTLATHGLSLGMRLENWPPPGLRDDNE; translated from the coding sequence ATGCAGTCCAACGAACTGGTCAAGAAACAACAGATCGAGGTCGAGGCCGAGAATCGGAACCAGGCCAAGGTCGCGCTGGAGCCGCTCGAGCGGGGCTTCGGTCATACGCTGGGCAACGCCCTGCGCCGCGTGCTGCTGTCGTCGATCCCGGGTGCCGCGATCGTCGAGGCCCGTATCGAGGGCGTGCTGCACGAGTACACCGCGATCGAAGGTGTGCAGGAAGACGTGGTCGACATCCTGCTGAACCTGAAGGGTGTGGCTCTGCGCATGCACAGCCGCGAAGAGTCGACGCTGAGCCTGAAGAAAAAGGGCCCGTGCGTGGTGACCGCCGGTGACATAACCGTGGATCACGATGTCGAAGTCGTTAACCCGGAACATGTGATCGCGACGATCACCAAGAATGTCGAAATCGACATGACCCTGACCGCCCGTGCCGGGCGCGGCTACGAGCCGGTGAGTACTCGACGTCAGGCCGAAGGTGACGAGACCGGCATTGGCCGGCTGCTGCTGGATGCCAGCTTTAGCCCGATCCGCCGTGTCGCCTACCGTGTCGAGAGCGCCCGTCTGGCGCAGCGCACCGACATGGATCGCCTGGTGCTGGAGCTGGAAACAAATGGTGCGATCGCACCGGATGACGCGGTGCGTCAGGCGGCGACGATCCTGCAGGGTCAGCTGGCCCCGTTCGTCGATCTCCAGGAAGAGACGGGCGAGGTGCCGGGCACGACCGCTGGCGCGATCGATCCGATCCTGCTGCGTCCGGTGGACGAGCTGGAACTGACCGTGCGTTCGGCGAACTGCCTGAAGGCGGAGAACCTGTACTACATTGGTGATCTGGTCCAGCGTACCGAGGTTGAGCTGCTGCGTGCTCCCAACCTGGGCAAGAAGTCGCTGACCGAGATCAAGGACACGCTGGCCACTCACGGTCTGTCGCTCGGGATGCGTCTCGAGAACTGGCCGCCGCCGGGTCTGCGCGACGACAACGAGTAA
- the rplF gene encoding 50S ribosomal protein L6 yields the protein MSRIANLPIKLPNGVAVEQADGEIKVKGPKGELQLSCPEAVTVTVEDGVVQVKPNEHAKNTALAGTIRAILGNHVHGVSEGFERKLELVGVGYRAQMQGAKLNLTLGYSHPIEFEVPEGVTIETPSATEVVVKGTDRQKVGQVAANIRAFRPPEPYKGKGVKYKDERIVRKEAKKK from the coding sequence ATGTCGCGCATTGCAAACCTGCCGATCAAGCTGCCCAACGGCGTGGCCGTGGAGCAGGCGGACGGCGAGATCAAGGTCAAGGGCCCGAAGGGCGAGTTGCAGCTGAGCTGCCCCGAAGCCGTCACGGTCACCGTCGAAGATGGTGTCGTTCAGGTGAAGCCGAACGAACACGCCAAGAACACCGCTCTTGCGGGTACCATCCGTGCCATCCTGGGCAACCATGTGCACGGCGTGAGCGAGGGTTTCGAGCGCAAACTCGAGCTGGTGGGCGTCGGTTACCGCGCGCAGATGCAGGGTGCCAAGCTGAATTTGACGCTAGGCTACTCGCACCCGATTGAGTTTGAAGTGCCCGAAGGGGTCACGATCGAGACGCCCAGCGCGACCGAGGTCGTAGTGAAGGGGACGGATCGCCAGAAGGTGGGCCAGGTGGCCGCGAACATTCGCGCCTTCCGCCCGCCGGAGCCCTACAAGGGCAAGGGCGTGAAGTACAAAGACGAGCGCATTGTGCGTAAAGAAGCCAAGAAGAAGTAG
- the rplO gene encoding 50S ribosomal protein L15, protein MRLNDISSPAGARKPGKRVGRGIGSGLGKTGGRGHKGQKSRSGGFTKTGFEGGQMPLQRRLPKVGFRSRKQRYSAEVRLSELAKVDGEVTLESLKKAGVIPEITQTAKIFASGEVTQACVVKGVGVTKGAKAAIEAAGGSVEAE, encoded by the coding sequence ATGCGACTCAACGACATTTCGAGCCCCGCCGGTGCCCGCAAGCCGGGCAAGCGCGTGGGGCGTGGCATCGGCTCCGGCCTGGGCAAGACCGGCGGTCGTGGCCACAAGGGCCAGAAGTCCCGCTCCGGCGGCTTCACCAAGACCGGCTTCGAAGGCGGTCAGATGCCGTTGCAGCGCCGTTTGCCCAAGGTGGGCTTTCGGTCGCGCAAGCAGCGCTATTCCGCCGAGGTTCGCCTGAGCGAGCTGGCCAAGGTTGACGGTGAGGTCACGCTGGAGAGCCTGAAGAAGGCTGGCGTTATTCCCGAGATTACCCAGACCGCGAAGATCTTCGCGTCCGGTGAAGTCACCCAGGCCTGCGTCGTCAAGGGCGTGGGCGTGACCAAGGGGGCCAAGGCAGCCATTGAGGCGGCCGGCGGGAGCGTCGAGGCCGAATAA
- the rpsD gene encoding 30S ribosomal protein S4: MARYIGPKCKLSRREGVDLGLKSRARALETKCKLDKAPGQHGERRTRLSDYAVQLREKQKLRRIYGVLEKQFRNYYKKAAQRKGSTGENLLKLLEGRLDNVVYRMGFGSTRSEARQLVSHRAVLVNGQVVNIAAYQVQPSDVVSIREKARKQVRIQDSMTLAEQSGFPSWVEVDTSKFEGTFKAIPDRSDLPADINESLVVELYSK; this comes from the coding sequence ATGGCTCGTTACATTGGACCGAAATGCAAGTTGAGTCGCCGCGAAGGCGTGGACCTGGGGCTGAAGAGCCGGGCGCGCGCGCTGGAGACCAAGTGCAAGCTGGACAAAGCCCCGGGGCAGCACGGCGAACGCCGTACCCGCCTGTCCGATTACGCCGTGCAGCTGCGTGAAAAGCAGAAGCTGCGCCGTATCTACGGGGTGCTGGAAAAGCAGTTCCGCAACTATTACAAGAAGGCCGCTCAGCGCAAGGGCTCCACGGGTGAAAACCTGCTGAAGCTGCTGGAAGGCCGTCTGGACAACGTCGTTTATCGCATGGGCTTCGGCAGCACCCGGTCCGAGGCGCGTCAGCTGGTCTCGCACCGCGCGGTGCTGGTCAATGGTCAGGTGGTGAATATCGCCGCCTACCAGGTGCAGCCGTCCGACGTCGTCAGCATCCGGGAGAAGGCACGCAAGCAGGTGCGTATCCAGGATTCCATGACCCTGGCCGAGCAGAGCGGTTTTCCGTCCTGGGTGGAAGTGGACACGAGCAAGTTCGAGGGCACCTTCAAGGCGATCCCGGACCGCTCCGACCTGCCCGCCGACATCAACGAGTCGCTCGTCGTCGAGCTGTACTCGAAGTAA
- the rplR gene encoding 50S ribosomal protein L18 gives MDKKEARLKRARRARFKIRELGVHRLCIHRTPRHMYAQIIAPSGDAVVAAASTVEKDLKSAGNTGNADAAARVGQAIAERAKKAGIEQVAFDRAGFRYHGRVKALADAARENGLQF, from the coding sequence GTGGACAAGAAAGAGGCCAGACTTAAGAGAGCGCGTCGCGCGCGGTTCAAGATCCGCGAGCTGGGGGTGCATCGTCTCTGTATTCACCGGACGCCGCGCCACATGTATGCCCAGATCATTGCGCCTTCGGGCGACGCGGTGGTGGCTGCTGCCTCTACCGTCGAGAAGGATCTGAAAAGCGCCGGCAACACCGGGAACGCCGACGCGGCGGCCCGTGTGGGGCAGGCGATTGCCGAGCGCGCAAAGAAAGCCGGAATCGAACAGGTCGCGTTCGACCGTGCGGGCTTTCGTTATCACGGACGGGTGAAGGCCCTGGCCGACGCCGCCCGTGAAAACGGCCTGCAGTTCTAG